A region of the Leptospiraceae bacterium genome:
CAGCCAATTGCCTATTCATGGATGAGCCTACAAACCATTTGGACATGGTTACGCGTAACGCATTAAAACATGCTCTGATTGATTTTCCTGGCTCATTATTTATCATCAGTCATGATCCTGATTTCTTGAAAGGTCTTTGTGATAGAACCTTTGAATTATCCGGCGGTGTATTAAAAAATTTAAATTGTTCCTTCGATGATTATTTAAAATTTCACAAAGAAGGAGTTTACGGAGAAGAAAGTCAAGCGACCAAGCCTGTTCGTCAAAAAGAAACGAATGCGAGTAAGAATAATGATAAAAACCGCTTAAAGAAAATTCAGAAAGAGATAGATGAAATTGAAGCACGACTAGATTTATTGGAAAAAAATAAAAAACATTTAGAAGAACTTTTAGCAGATCCCGGATTTTTTAAAAATAGAAGTTATCAAACTGAATTGGACAATTACAATGAAACGAAAAAAGAGATTGCCAATTTAACAGAAAAGTGGGAAATTTTAAGTGAGGAAATAAATTAATGAACATTAGTCCTGAAGAGCTTAAAAGAAAGTTAGGCGAAAGAGAAAAAGGAAACGATGATTTTATTTTAGTGGATGTTAGGAACCCGAATGAACAAGAAATCGCAGTAATTCCAGGAACAGACTTATTAATCCCATTGCACGACTTTGATTTAGAAATGTCAAAATTAGAATCATATAAAAAAGAGGGAAAGGAAGTCATAGTATACTGTAGAAGTGGTGGTCGATCCACAACTGCTTACGGAAAGTTAAAACGAAACGGCTTTACTAAAGTGTCTAATTTGGAAGGAGGAATTCTTTCCTACTCCGATGAAGCAGACCCGTCTATCCCAAAGTATTGAGTTTAAAAATATTAATTGAAAATCTAGGATAATAAATCAGTTTTCTGATTTACCTAAAAAAATAGGAAGGTAGGATGATGATTCTATGCAGCTAGTTTTGTTAATTGAGACAGACTTTTATGCTTTAAAAGAATACGAAGGTCATCTTTCGGGCAATCGGTTTCGCCTAGTTGATACCGTTAGTGCAAAGAAGGGACTTGAATACGCAAGATCAGCCCCTCC
Encoded here:
- a CDS encoding rhodanese-like domain-containing protein, which encodes MSPEELKRKLGEREKGNDDFILVDVRNPNEQEIAVIPGTDLLIPLHDFDLEMSKLESYKKEGKEVIVYCRSGGRSTTAYGKLKRNGFTKVSNLEGGILSYSDEADPSIPKY